The Hyperolius riggenbachi isolate aHypRig1 chromosome 3, aHypRig1.pri, whole genome shotgun sequence genome window below encodes:
- the LOC137560745 gene encoding zinc finger protein 84-like, with product MSHRGDKPHHCSECEKSFTYPSHLIRHQRSHTGERIFFCSECEKSFHLRSTLKTHQRIHTREKPFSCSECQKCFSQKGHLMNHQRIHTGEKPFSCSECDKSFTKKSHLIEHQLIHTGERPFSCSECDKSFTEKSSLIRHQLIHTGEKPFSCSECDKSFTSKSNLISHQLIHTGEKPFSCFECQKCFATKNSLIEHQRIHTGEKLFPCSECEESFTFKASLKYHQRIHTGEKLFSCSECHKSFSTQQALSVHLRIHTGDKPYKCTECNKRFSRKEHLTRHQRTHTREKPFSCSECDKSFSHQSSLRRHKNTHELVAVSL from the coding sequence ATGAGTCACAGAGGAGACAAGCCGCATCACTGCTCAGAGTGTGAGAAAAGCTTCACTTACCCATCACATCTTATTCGTCACCAGAGGAGTCACACTGGGGAGAGGATATTTTTCTGCTCAGAGTGTGAGAAAAGTTTCCATCTAAGGTCAACTCTTAAGACACACCAGAGGATCCACACCagagagaagccattttcttgctCTGAATGTCAAAAATGTTTCAGTCAGAAGGGACACCTCATGAATCATCAGaggattcatactggagagaagcctTTTTCCTGCTCAGAATGTGACAAATCTTTTACAAAGAAGTCACACCTGATTGAGCATCAGTTGATTCATACTGGAGAGAGGCCTTTTTCTTGCTCAGAATGTGACAAATCTTTCACTGAGAAGTCATCTCTTATAAGGCATCAGTTgattcatactggagagaagcctTTTTCTTGCTCAGAATGTGACAAATCTTTTACTAGCAAGTCAAACCTTATAAGCCATCAGTTgattcatactggagagaagcctttttcctgctttgaatgtcagaaatgttttGCCACAAAAAACAGCCTCATAGAACACCAGAggattcacacaggagagaagctGTTTCCTTGCTCAGAATGTGAAGAAAGTTTTACTTTCAAAGCAAGCCTCAAATACCACCAGAggattcacacaggagagaagctGTTTTCTTGCTCTGAATGTCATAAGTCCTTCAGCACTCAACAAGCATTAAGTGTCCATCTCCGGATTCACACTGGAGATAAACCATATAAATGTACAGAATGTAATAAAAGGTTCTCACGGAAGGAACATCTTACTCggcatcagagaactcacacaaGAGAAAAGCCATTTAGCTGCTCAGAATGTGACAAGAGCTTCTCACACCAGTCATCTCTGAGAAGACATAAGAATACACATGAGCTAGTGGCTGTGAGCCTGTAA